One genomic region from Nitrospirae bacterium YQR-1 encodes:
- a CDS encoding uracil-DNA glycosylase, with translation MEPSRIDCFKCRNFYITWDRKFPYGCRGLHFKSKAIPSREVKAASGTDCLMFERKPDVRK, from the coding sequence ATGGAGCCAAGTAGAATAGACTGTTTTAAGTGCAGGAATTTTTATATTACGTGGGATAGAAAGTTTCCATACGGCTGCCGCGGACTTCATTTTAAAAGTAAAGCCATTCCCTCAAGAGAGGTTAAGGCTGCCTCTGGAACCGACTGTCTCATGTTTGAAAGAAAGCCCGATGTGCGTAAATGA